Below is a window of Poecilia reticulata strain Guanapo linkage group LG8, Guppy_female_1.0+MT, whole genome shotgun sequence DNA.
ctcgagctttatttgcgTTTATCTGTAGCTGCATTGATTactgtcttcacaggtctgtccaacaaatcaaacagctgcagctgatccagacgCTGCTGCTcacgttctgactaaaaccaggaagttagagcCCATAACACACCGGCTCcttgtagctcagagaatagactttaaaatactgttgttagcttataaatcactgatcggtttagcaccacaatacattaaagatcagCTGCAGAATTAACCTTCCAGAaccctcaggttctggttctggctctgcatccccagcaccagaaccaaacgaggcaGGATGGATCCAGGCTTTCATGTTGTTGATGCCAAATTCTGTCCCGACCATCCGAATGTCGCAGCAAAAATCCAGACTCATCAGACCAGGAAACGTTTTCCATCTTCTACTGTCCAGTTTTGGTGAGTCTGTGTGGATCgtagcctcagtttcctgttcttagctGCCAGGAGTTTCACCYGGtctggtcttctgctgctgtagcccctCCAGGCTCACCGTGTTCAGAGATGATCTTCTGCAGACCTCGGCTGTAACGATTTGAGTTACTGATGTCGTTCTATCAGCTCCAACCAGTCGGCCCATTCTCCTCTGACTTCTGGCATCAACAAGGCATTTGCTGCTCACTGGacactttctctttttcaaacCATTCTCTGATGGTTGTGTGGGAAAATCCCAGCAGTTTGTGAAATACTCCGATCAGCCTGACTGTTATCAGCAAAGACACTTAAATCACAAAAGTAGTTATGGAAAATCagcaaaaacttttattttaatttcttgtttacaaatgaaaaatacagaaacaaaagctgaaatataAGATAAAATCAGACGGTATCACTTTATCTGAAGGATCTTTatcattttgtaaaacaatattattttacatatgaGATGAAGAATCAAACAGCTGAAGTAAAGTTTTTTGTAAGTTGCttaaacttttcatgtttttgaaaaacaaaaagcttttatatgaaataaaattttctgattaatttattttccaatcacATCTGAATCTGATCAAAGATAATGATCTTTTGTGATTGttgtacaaaaacagaaatagttacaataaatgttttatcaatagaaagtaaagcagaaaactgagaaacatCATGAAGTTGAAGCAAATCTGGTTGGTAATTATGTTGACTggtttttaaactggaatcaagaaagaatgaaaaaatgacaaacataaaacagttttaataagcaaacaaaaaaatgcatcaaaaatatCAGAGAAATCTAATTTTCCTGCATTCAGCgaaattattttgaaaggcaAAAATGACATTCAtgccttttaaaatatttttcttgaagATCTTTGTGAAGTCAAATGTTAACagacttttagaaaaatactgggaaaaagaaaaagtcaaaagttttacAGTGTACGTGGCTTCTAACACTAAATGTTAAAAGTAGATATGATAATTTGACGTCGTTTTCccagtttttaccaaatcaTCTCCCTTGTCTGACTGTCTGTTGGACACCAGTTCCTTACATCAAGcctctaaattaatttttttatcttaaactcTGTTGCTGGAGAAGCTGGCGGTTCCTCCAGAGCTGCTGGATCCGGGTCTGATtaagcagcagagcagaactcCAGTCAGCATCATCATCACACCAGCTATGAAGCCGATATAGATGCTCGCTCCTGCTGTCACTCGCACTGTTGCATTTCTAATTTCATTTGTCTCAAAGATGACCAGGATGATCACCAGCAGGCCGGCCAGTATCAGGTCCACTCCGGCCGCCAGGATCATTTTGGTCCTGGTGTCTTGGTTCTGAACACATGTGGTGAAGTCGGAACCAAAGatcaggaggaggaggctgagAATACCCAGCATGCAGCTAAAGACGATCACGGCCCGGAAGGAATGAAGCGGTGAGATCTGCTCGATGCTTTCAAGCGTTTGGCACACCTGTGGTCCGGTTCCCCGCCTCACACACACCATC
It encodes the following:
- the LOC103468958 gene encoding claudin-9-like, translated to MESKTVQMICVALSAVGLIAVITCCALPEWVIGHYGDLEVRVGLWMVCVRRGTGPQVCQTLESIEQISPLHSFRAVIVFSCMLGILSLLLLIFGSDFTTCVQNQDTRTKMILAAGVDLILAGLLVIILVIFETNEIRNATVRVTAGASIYIGFIAGVMMMLTGVLLCCLIRPGSSSSGGTASFSSNRV